One window of Methanobacterium alkalithermotolerans genomic DNA carries:
- a CDS encoding OB-fold nucleic acid binding domain-containing protein, protein MQLTDQQLFKIAFLTAIIGMVGMIIFAGEISPRSIKIIEINPGMLDEEVCIEGLVEKVEKAFKSDTYFLTINDGTGKIRIVVFESTVNEIEKNGFNVQYFDKKRIKVTGRVNEYRGNMGLVLKDAKSLKILT, encoded by the coding sequence ATGCAACTTACAGATCAACAACTTTTTAAAATTGCTTTTTTAACTGCCATAATTGGAATGGTGGGGATGATAATCTTTGCTGGTGAAATAAGTCCACGTAGCATTAAAATTATAGAAATTAATCCGGGTATGCTGGATGAAGAAGTATGTATTGAGGGGCTGGTGGAAAAAGTAGAAAAAGCCTTTAAAAGTGATACATATTTTCTAACCATAAATGATGGCACAGGTAAAATTAGAATTGTGGTTTTTGAGAGCACGGTTAATGAAATAGAAAAAAATGGTTTTAATGTTCAATATTTTGATAAAAAAAGAATAAAAGTCACGGGAAGGGTCAATGAGTACAGAGGTAATATGGGTTTAGTTTTAAAAGATGCTA